Genomic DNA from Danio rerio strain Tuebingen ecotype United States chromosome 5, GRCz12tu, whole genome shotgun sequence:
acaaaatctgctgcatctgacagtattgctgtgtctttagtataatgtaattacccaagaagtcgcaatccaatagaactagtaactataagctactatagtaactatatagtttattgtaactataaacaactatttttttctcatcagtaggttattgataaaatacagtaagtcttaaggtttaataaaaatttattgatttttgaaaatcacctggcgaccccccttcattgtcccgcgacccctcggggggtcccgacccccactttgagaacctctggtctacataacaaaccatcgttatacaacaacttgcctaattaccttaacctagttaacctaattaccctagtttagcctttaagctgtagagaagtgtcctcaaaatatttaataatatattttattcactgtcatcatggcaaagataaaataaatcagttattaaaactgttatgtttagaaatgtgttgaaaaaaaatcttctcttcattaaacagaaattggggaaaaaataaacagggggcaaataattaTGACTTAAACTTTATATCTTAGCATTCTAAACACAAGCAGTCTATGCAACTGAGATGCCTGTTTTAATGAATATAGTTAGAGACCTTGATTTGTTCAAAGAGGCTGATTCATTTATGAATGAATAAGTCATTCATAAGACAGATTCTTTCAAAAACACGGATTCATTAATAAAACATCACTGTGTTTGGAAACATGCACCTTGGATGTATGGATTTGTtgaaatatagaaaatattctgTATGAGAATGTAAATtgtcttaaatgtttatttaactgtTGTCAGTGCATAAAGTATATCCTGTATGACTATATTCcatcaaaaatattgaaaacaaaagctCATACAGAGACATTTTGTCTCACATTGTAACATTATTTTGCTGCCTTAATTTTTCATTGAATCAAATTACCTTTTCTAGTCGTATAAACATGCataaatcaaaaaatatttaaacattaaattttgTTGAAACCCATTTAACTTAATATTGTaccttaaaaaacataaaaagatttatttttgtcatttttgataattttgtTCCGAAGTTAAACAGTTAAAAAGTAGGAAATTGTGGATTTAAAAGCAGATTAAAGGATGCAATACACAACTTCTGCAAACATAAATCTGTTTGCTGTCAGTGCTGAATATCAGAGCTAAAGTAATCTGATATTAGCCAGTTGACATTCATAATCACAGACAAGTTTTTGATTCCATCCAGTCTAAGGATATCAAACGTATTGTAGATATTATGAgccaattttaaaatacaatgtgTTTTGTGTGTCTCCTAGTAACAGGGTACAAATTTGTAGTATTCAAAATGACTTCTTAGCGTATGATGCCCATCTTACAGTTTTCCTTTGTAACCATTAACAAAGTTGGCTTTGTTAATGTATTCCATAAGTAGCACTGAGTCTTATTCATTAGGCTGTTTTGGAACACAATAAAGCAATAatattttgacattattatttgatTCTGTGCAGGTTGGTTGGACAGATTGTACTCAACTATTTGTGGGGCTTTAAATGTTATGAAGGACTCACTGTGCAGCGTTCACTGACAGAGTATGTCACATTAGGTTGCAGGCTTGGGACATTAAGAGTAGGAGCTATTTTACTGGAGAATCTCAGACGGGGCCTGAAATGTGAAAGCACAGTTtagtttgtaaaataaaaaacgaTAAGGgcattaaaatttaaatgtaagctTTACTTATGATATCTACATGCTTTCTTATGCTTTCTCACTTTCTTTGTGGGTCTCCTTCCTCTGTGGGGCTCTGGGGCTCTGAGCGTGGAAATGCCGTCTTCAAAGTGTCCACTATGTTCTCCACCAtctttttttaatggaaaatatttttcagaAGACAGAAAAGTTCAAATAAcgatatattttctaaaaactgaatacaatcaaaaaaatattttatgaccTTGTCTATGCGAGAACCCGACGGCTTCTTCTGGAAAGATGCTGTGGCATCTGTGTTGAGGGCAAGGAACTCCTGCACCTCTTCGCTGTTAGCTGCCTCTGGGATGGTGCACAGTTTCTGAAGGAATGGAAAAAGAAGGTGTGTGGGAGATTCCAGGGTTTCGCATAAAAGTCACATTTTATTTGCTAAAAGTTTTATTAGAGAAGGGAAATCTCTCACCCTGAGGAATGATTCCAGTTGGCTTCTCCTGGCTTCCACTTTGTCTGAGTCTGGGTTGCTGAAGGGAAGGTCTGGGAAGAGTTTCTTTGGGCCTTTGACATCTTAAATGTGAGCACACATTTTTATTATGGATCAAACTCAAGATGGTGCACCTAAACTGCCAACATGCTTGGTTATGACAACTTAAAGATAGTATAATGTTTACTTTAGCAAGACTAGGTTTGAGTCTGTATGGTACTACCCCCAATAAGCAAAAATGCACTGACTGCTTAACTGTTCAAATGTTTAGGGTTGGTGTTTAGGGTCAAATGTGTGTTAAagataaataactataaatttaactataaataaactataaatacttaaaagaaatacaattaattatatatatatatatatatatatatatatatatatatatatatatatatatatatatatatatatatatatatatatatataatttttttttacattttaaataatttctgcaaTTGCAAAGCTGACTTCAGCAGCCATTACTTCAGTTTTTCTCCAGTAttgcttaatattttttgtgaaaaccattttattttaaaaagaatactaTTTTAAGCAGTTATTTTTGTAACAGTTTATCTGTCTTTATTAACacttttgtttattaaatgcatCTGCTGTTCATGTAATAAGTTTTTATGTGTAATACCAAtaatataaacatgtttttggTACTTTTGATGGCTTTCTTTAGGTCTGTCCTCTCTTCCAATCGGGTCTGCAGATTGAGGAACTCACTGTAGCGCCGGTTCACCATATGACATGGGACAGGCTGATCAGATGCTGAACTTTCTGAATCTCCACCAGTTTCATACtacaaacacaacataaaacaCTCAACATCGATCTGTATTTAACATGATGTGCTTCATGTACAGTATGCATGAGAATCTCACCTTTACAGTGTAAAGAGTATAAGGATGAGTGCTGCTGCTTCTTTGCTCTTTAGCAGTGATGGTCTTAGTGATTTGCAAGTTTTTAATAGCCACGGGTCTGTCTAGATTTTCCAAGTTTTCAAAAACTAATGAATCCAAACCAAGGCTTCTGGGAATGGAGTTTGACGTGTGAGTCAGCGTTTGCACTGGAGACTCTTCTGCTGTACATTCTGGCTCTGAAATGATCATGTTTTGCTTAAAACACTTCCCCAAAAGACCTAACGTGTCTTCTTCCAGACACACCAGGCCACAAAAGTCTGAAGGTGAGATGCAATCGCAGAAATTCTCAGAATCTTTGTCTGTTTGCTTCAAAGACTCATTAGACATCCTCCTCTCATCTGAAGATGGTGATTCCAGGTCGCAGTCAGTGTGTCTATAGAGGCGGCTGGTGCGATAGGGAGATCTGAGCAGTTCAGCTGCATTTTGGGCTATTCTTTCTGGAAAAAGTATGCTGGAGCTTTTGCTTGCTTGCACGTTTTCTTCAGAAGACCATTGACTCTGAAAACTTGTTTCTGAGGAATCATGGAGAGGGGCTGTTGATGCAGACCAAGCCGTCTGCATGCTGGAGCTATCAGGACAGTCAAAAGTAATCGGAGAGTCACAGTCCCAGAAACTGCTATAGGATTCATCTAGATCAGATTCAGGTGTTTGCTGTGAGTCAATTGGTTCTTCTTTGCTATTGGATTGGGTGAACACATCTACAATGGTCTGGTTTAACCAATCTGGACTGGATGTTCTTGCCACAAGAGGCAGAAGAACATTAATTGTGAGGAGCTCACCAACCATGTAGCAGCCTGTTCGTGTTTCCAAATGAGATTTGGGAATAAGAATGTGCATTAGAAGATCTACCAGTGCTCTGGAGTAGCAGAGCTGGCTAGTTTGGTTAATCAGAGCAGGGTGAGGCAAATCAGTCTTGCAGTACAACCTCCAAAGCTTTGAACCCGATTGATCAGGCTCATCTTGAAGTGTGCGTTGGAGTTCCTTGGCTTGGCTGAAGCTCTGTAGATGGCATCCGAAAAGCTCAAGAACCCTCTGTGCCAGCGCTCTCTGGTCCACCTGCCTCGCCCTTCTCTTCAGTTCACCAGCTGCCTCCAGCATAGCATCCCTTACCTCCTCTATGAACTCCTCCCCTCCTTTAGAAACAGAACTGCAGTACCAGGATGTCACAAAGTCCCGCACAGCCTTGTCAACAGCACTCTGAATCTCCCAGTCCAACCTTTGTTCGCTCTCTGAGGCAGTGTGAACTTGCGTAGACTCACCCAATGGCAGGAAGTGCTCCAAATGAAGGAGGCTGTTGGCATCCAAAGCCACACGAGATCCCAGCCATCCACCCAGCACTACCAACAGACTGGTGAAGATGCACAGCAGCCACACATTCACCAGGAGATGAAACAGAACTAGCCAAGTTATCAGAACTACAACTCCAAGAATGCTTCTCTGCCCCAGTAACTCAAAGAGACTCCTTGGATTTGGACTGGCGACACCAGGCATTTTGTCACAAGTCTCTGAAAAGGGTGgactttcaaataaataaatgacaatagttaAATATGTGTTATTTGAGCAAATAGATTATGTTAGAAAGCTTAAGAAGTACTGGACAAAATTATTCTTTTGCagacaaacatatatacatagaaaacgtgatttaagtgttttgttttattttaattatttcatcaaTATTATAACTTGCCTACATTATTATCACAGAGACTAGCACAGATGGTTGTAATGGTTTCCACTGCAGATACCATTAAAGCATTTCACACCATTACATTTTAACCTTTAATACCGATGCATTATAACCATTTCTAGTGTATTTGTGGACATGTTCTATTAGGATTTATTGGTTTTATTACACCATCAACAAAAAGCAAAACGCTACAGGTCCACAGGATCAATCGTTTTTATTGAAACTAATATAATTTCCAATATACCCATCAAAACCATTTGAAGTTCCCTTATGGGTTATattgatttgttgttgttgtttttagcagGGATTAACAGAAGATAACTcagtacattaataataaaaatagggtCAACTTACTGTATCCGAGGTAGTACTCAAGAGAGAGGAGGGAGGACACAGTTCCCAGTGGTCATTAAATTATTTCAGTGACCACACTCATCTTCATTGCTCATCATCAGTTATAAGTTCCCAAAACGGTCtgcaatattatcattaatagtgTTTGCACTTCATGTCGTTGCTGTCGACGTTTGGAGTCTAATCTACTTTACCTTTCAGTAATTAGATTAGCATCTAACAAGCTGTCAGACAGACTGAACTTCAAACGACTGAACTGCGCCCTCTATCACAGGATCTGTGAAGTTCAAAAACAATAACCCTTTCAATCCCAGATTGTTTGCACAATATTTTTACTATACGAGGgatataaatgacaataaaacaaagcttgtgatcatgttttatatctataaaataatctaatctaTATTTTGCGGTAATGGCTGATGTAGGCTGTTTcagtaaaacaaattaaataaaatatatttttaatagaattagttaagtaatgcatttgaaaactaaaataaagttaaacactTTGCTGGAATTACATTGCGGGAAACAGgtaatatcattaacaaaaagtattaaaaaataaaacattctatGTAAGATATGTGCAATGTGATATAAGTAGGCTATATATCTAGCTTAcagattttgtaaaaaataataataacccatACCATATATTTTCTACAACTAGCTATCTTTCAATCAATCTATATTATCctgcattatttaacattatttaatcatttcatCAAAATAATTCAATAGCAACATGTTTTTGCATGTTACAACTTTTTTAATGCTTAAATATGACACACAAGAAGAACATCTCAAATATATTCCATACACCACAATGCAgtataataaaactataaacagAATATATAGGAGAACTATTTATTAGttacaaaaaaaagataaagaacTAGTGTATTTGTTCA
This window encodes:
- the snx19a gene encoding sorting nexin-19a (The RefSeq protein has 1 substitution compared to this genomic sequence); the encoded protein is MPGVASPNPRSLFELLGQRSILGVVVLITWLVLFHLLVNVWLLCIFTSLLVVLGGWLGSRVALDANSLLHLEHFLPLGESTQVHTASESEQRLDWEIQSAVDKAVRDFVTSWYCSSVSKGGEEFIEEVRDAMLEAAGELKRRARQVDQRALAQRVLELFGCHLQSFSQAKELQRTLQDEPDQSGSKLWRLYCKTDLPHPALINQTSQLCYSRALVDLLMHILIPKSHLETRTGCYMVGELLTINVLLPLVARTSSPDWLNQTIVDVFTQSNSKEEPIDSQQTPESDLDESYSSFWDCDSPITFDCPDSSSMQTAWSASTAPLHDSSETSFQSQWSSEENVQASKSSSILFPERIAQNAAELLRSPYRTSRLYRHTDCDLESPSSDERRMSNESLKQTDKDSENFCDCISPSDFCGLVCLEEDTLGLLGKCFKQNMIISEPECTAEESPVQTLTHTSNSIPRSLGLDSLVFENLENLDRPVAIKNLQITKTITAKEQRSSSTHPYTLYTVKYETGGDSESSASDQPVPCHMVNRRYSEFLNLQTRLEERTDLKKAIKNVKGPKKLFPDLPFSNPDSDKVEARRSQLESFLRKLCTIPEAANSEEVQEFLALNTDATASFQKKPSGSRIDKMVENIVDTLKTAFPRSEPQSPTEEGDPQRKPRLRFSSKIAPTLNVPSLQPNVTYSVSERCTVLRGFSLSDLEGFVEEQEKQVDGGVRSHFAGGRHVREQRPVEKRGRGADTALADIALNILCLLMKDQWSWLCTENIQKTIRLLFGTFIERWLDVGIDHLTSAPCWVIYLRVLQDAVWPDGELPAVPRPERSPEQREKTRLQCLQCLMQLFPELITDMLGSEKCRLVWEHVLESLQDQSINRHLVYCIFDLLLEFLVPEFSDELFQRFLLQSLPGDVERKPSSA
- the snx19a gene encoding sorting nexin-19a isoform X1 is translated as MPGVASPNPRSLFELLGQRSILGVVVLITWLVLFHLLVNVWLLCIFTSLLVVLGGWLGSRVALDANSLLHLEHFLPLGESTQVHTASESEQRLDWEIQSAVDKAVRDFVTSWYCSSVSKGGEEFIEEVRDAMLEAAGELKRRARQVDQRALAQRVLELFGCHLQSFSQAKELQRTLQDEPDQSGSKLWRLYCKTDLPHPALINQTSQLCYSRALVDLLMHILIPKSHLETRTGCYMVGELLTINVLLPLVARTSSPDWLNQTIVDVFTQSNSKEEPIDSQQTPESDLDESYSSFWDCDSPITFDCPDSSSMQTAWSASTAPLHDSSETSFQSQWSSEENVQASKSSSILFPERIAQNAAELLRSPYRTSRLYRHTDCDLESPSSDERRMSNESLKQTDKDSENFCDCISPSDFCGLVCLEEDTLGLLGKCFKQNMIISEPECTAEESPVQTLTHTSNSIPRSLGLDSLVFENLENLDRPVAIKNLQITKTITAKEQRSSSTHPYTLYTVKYETGGDSESSASDQPVPCHMVNRRYSEFLNLQTRLEERTDLKKAIKNVKGPKKLFPDLPFSNPDSDKVEARRSQLESFLRKLCTIPEAANSEEVQEFLALNTDATASFQKKPSGSRIDKMVENIVDTLKTAFPRSEPQSPTEEGDPQRKPRLRFSSKIAPTLNVPSLQPNVTYSVSERCTVLRGFSLSDLEGFVEEQEKQVDGGVRSHFAGGRHVREQRPVEKRGRGADTALADIALNILCLLMKDQWSWLCTENIQKTIRLLFGTFIERWLDVGIGHLTSAPCWVIYLRVLQDAVWPDGELPAVPRPERSPEQREKTRLQCLQCLMQLFPELITDMLGSEKCRLVWEHVLESLQDQSINRHLVYCIFDLLLEFLVPEFSDELFQRFLLQSLPGDVERKPSSA